The Megalobrama amblycephala isolate DHTTF-2021 linkage group LG13, ASM1881202v1, whole genome shotgun sequence genome contains a region encoding:
- the LOC125243955 gene encoding cell surface glycoprotein 1-like isoform X1 has protein sequence MGCSSSSTQTLAQENRPGVKAEEANGETLLSRNGIVAEESETISDQMQLPVQSTLLDEMGPGPGEVVDEIEASEPEQATVSSSDAALEVVDLTDVLAASSPEVPAEEQPVLDVASELIDTTATETTLDPEPASDPVQTLVQFTPTPEPKPAEIMPAPEFPSEVPDPSSEATPEKANAATEAVPVEPSPALESTPAPEPTPVEPTPAPEPAPVEPSPALEPTLAPEPTPMEPTPAPEPAPVEPSPALEPTPALEPTPAPEPTPVEPTTAPEPDPVEPSPALEPTLALEPAPVEPTPAPEPAPVEPIPVPELTPSEPILSAESAPAEDPTASPEPAPVGPSPALEAAPAVEPTPEEPSPAVEAVAAEENVICAAAPEGAAVEASQPDSEEIAADAAGETLLQGVRVVGEDGADLLKSTEAEG, from the exons ATGGGCTGTTCGTCGTCCAGCACACAGACGCTCGCGCAGGAGAACCGACCGGGCGTCAAAGCGGAGGAGGCGAACGGAGAAACTCTGC TCAGTCGTAATGGGATTGTAGCAGAAGAAAGTGAGACCATCTCAGATCAGATGCAGTTGCCAGTTCAAAGCACCCTTCTGGATGAGATGGGCCCAGGACCGGGAGAGGTGGTGGATGAGATTGAGGCCTCAGAACCAGAGCAGGCAACAGTCAGCAGTAGTGATGCTGCTCTGGAGGTGGTAGATCTGACAGACGTTCTTGCAGCATCAAGTCCTGAAGTCCCTGCTGAGGAGCAGCCTGTACTTGACGTTGCTTCAGAACTTATTGACACTACGGCTACAGAAACCACCCTAGACCCGGAACCAGCATCAGATCCAGTCCAGACACTGGTCCAGTTCACTCCCACTCCGGAACCCAAGCCTGCTGAGATAATGCCAGCTCCAGAATTCCCATCAGAAGTCCCAGACCCAAGCTCAGAAGCCACACCAGAGAAAGCTAATGCAGCAACTGAAGCTGTGCCAGTGGAACCAAGCCCAGCTCTAGAATCAACTCCAGCTCCAGAACCCACACCAGTGGAACCAACTCCAGCTCCAGAACCAGCTCCAGTGGAACCAAGCCCAGCTCTAGAACCAACTCTAGCTCCAGAACCTACTCCAATGGAACCAACTCCAGCTCCAGAACCAGCTCCAGTGGAACCAAGCCCAGCTCTAGAACCAACTCCAGCTCTAGAACCAACTCCAGCTCCAGAACCCACACCAGTAGAACCAACTACAGCTCCAGAACCAGATCCAGTGGAACCAAGCCCAGCTCTAGAACCAACTCTAGCTCTAGAACCAGCTCCAGTGGAACCAACTCCAGCTCCAGAACCAGCTCCAGTGGAACCAATCCCTGTTCCAGAACTCACTCCATCTGAGCCAATCCTGAGTGCAGAATCAGCTCCTGCTGAGGACCCAACTGCATCTCCAGAACCCGCTCCAGTGGGACCAAGCCCAGCTCTAGAAGCAGCTCCAGCTGTAGAGCCCACACCAGAAGAACCGAGTCCAGCAGTTGAGGCAGTAGCTGCAGAGGAGAATGTGATCTGTGCAGCCGCCCCAGAGG gggCGGCCGTTGAAGCTTCCCAGCCTGACAGTGAGGAGATCGCAGCGGATGCAGCTGGTGAGACGCTCCTGCAGGGGGTCAGAG TGGTGGGAGAAGATGGAGCTGATCTGCTGAAATCCACAGAAGCTGAAGGTTGA
- the LOC125243955 gene encoding cell surface glycoprotein 1-like isoform X3, with product MQLPVQSTLLDEMGPGPGEVVDEIEASEPEQATVSSSDAALEVVDLTDVLAASSPEVPAEEQPVLDVASELIDTTATETTLDPEPASDPVQTLVQFTPTPEPKPAEIMPAPEFPSEVPDPSSEATPEKANAATEAVPVEPSPALESTPAPEPTPVEPTPAPEPAPVEPSPALEPTLAPEPTPMEPTPAPEPAPVEPSPALEPTPALEPTPAPEPTPVEPTTAPEPDPVEPSPALEPTLALEPAPVEPTPAPEPAPVEPIPVPELTPSEPILSAESAPAEDPTASPEPAPVGPSPALEAAPAVEPTPEEPSPAVEAVAAEENVICAAAPEGAAVEASQPDSEEIAADAAGETLLQGVRVVGEDGADLLKSTEAEG from the exons ATGCAGTTGCCAGTTCAAAGCACCCTTCTGGATGAGATGGGCCCAGGACCGGGAGAGGTGGTGGATGAGATTGAGGCCTCAGAACCAGAGCAGGCAACAGTCAGCAGTAGTGATGCTGCTCTGGAGGTGGTAGATCTGACAGACGTTCTTGCAGCATCAAGTCCTGAAGTCCCTGCTGAGGAGCAGCCTGTACTTGACGTTGCTTCAGAACTTATTGACACTACGGCTACAGAAACCACCCTAGACCCGGAACCAGCATCAGATCCAGTCCAGACACTGGTCCAGTTCACTCCCACTCCGGAACCCAAGCCTGCTGAGATAATGCCAGCTCCAGAATTCCCATCAGAAGTCCCAGACCCAAGCTCAGAAGCCACACCAGAGAAAGCTAATGCAGCAACTGAAGCTGTGCCAGTGGAACCAAGCCCAGCTCTAGAATCAACTCCAGCTCCAGAACCCACACCAGTGGAACCAACTCCAGCTCCAGAACCAGCTCCAGTGGAACCAAGCCCAGCTCTAGAACCAACTCTAGCTCCAGAACCTACTCCAATGGAACCAACTCCAGCTCCAGAACCAGCTCCAGTGGAACCAAGCCCAGCTCTAGAACCAACTCCAGCTCTAGAACCAACTCCAGCTCCAGAACCCACACCAGTAGAACCAACTACAGCTCCAGAACCAGATCCAGTGGAACCAAGCCCAGCTCTAGAACCAACTCTAGCTCTAGAACCAGCTCCAGTGGAACCAACTCCAGCTCCAGAACCAGCTCCAGTGGAACCAATCCCTGTTCCAGAACTCACTCCATCTGAGCCAATCCTGAGTGCAGAATCAGCTCCTGCTGAGGACCCAACTGCATCTCCAGAACCCGCTCCAGTGGGACCAAGCCCAGCTCTAGAAGCAGCTCCAGCTGTAGAGCCCACACCAGAAGAACCGAGTCCAGCAGTTGAGGCAGTAGCTGCAGAGGAGAATGTGATCTGTGCAGCCGCCCCAGAGG gggCGGCCGTTGAAGCTTCCCAGCCTGACAGTGAGGAGATCGCAGCGGATGCAGCTGGTGAGACGCTCCTGCAGGGGGTCAGAG TGGTGGGAGAAGATGGAGCTGATCTGCTGAAATCCACAGAAGCTGAAGGTTGA
- the LOC125243955 gene encoding cell surface glycoprotein 1-like isoform X2 — translation MGCSSSSTQTLAQENRPGVKAEEANGETLLSRNGIVAEESETISDQMQLPVQSTLLDEMGPGPGEVVDEIEASEPEQATVSSSDAALEVVDLTDVLAASSPEVPAEEQPVLDVASELIDTTATETTLDPEPASDPVQTLVQFTPTPEPKPAEIMPAPEFPSEVPDPSSEATPEKANAATEAVPVEPSPALESTPAPEPTPVEPTPAPEPAPVEPSPALEPTLAPEPTPMEPTPAPEPAPVEPSPALEPTPALEPTPAPEPTPVEPTTAPEPDPVEPSPALEPTLALEPAPVEPTPAPEPAPVEPIPVPELTPSEPILSAESAPAEDPTASPEPAPVGPSPALEAAPAVEPTPEEPSPAVEAVAAEENVICAAAPEGAAVEASQPDSEEIAADAAVVGEDGADLLKSTEAEG, via the exons ATGGGCTGTTCGTCGTCCAGCACACAGACGCTCGCGCAGGAGAACCGACCGGGCGTCAAAGCGGAGGAGGCGAACGGAGAAACTCTGC TCAGTCGTAATGGGATTGTAGCAGAAGAAAGTGAGACCATCTCAGATCAGATGCAGTTGCCAGTTCAAAGCACCCTTCTGGATGAGATGGGCCCAGGACCGGGAGAGGTGGTGGATGAGATTGAGGCCTCAGAACCAGAGCAGGCAACAGTCAGCAGTAGTGATGCTGCTCTGGAGGTGGTAGATCTGACAGACGTTCTTGCAGCATCAAGTCCTGAAGTCCCTGCTGAGGAGCAGCCTGTACTTGACGTTGCTTCAGAACTTATTGACACTACGGCTACAGAAACCACCCTAGACCCGGAACCAGCATCAGATCCAGTCCAGACACTGGTCCAGTTCACTCCCACTCCGGAACCCAAGCCTGCTGAGATAATGCCAGCTCCAGAATTCCCATCAGAAGTCCCAGACCCAAGCTCAGAAGCCACACCAGAGAAAGCTAATGCAGCAACTGAAGCTGTGCCAGTGGAACCAAGCCCAGCTCTAGAATCAACTCCAGCTCCAGAACCCACACCAGTGGAACCAACTCCAGCTCCAGAACCAGCTCCAGTGGAACCAAGCCCAGCTCTAGAACCAACTCTAGCTCCAGAACCTACTCCAATGGAACCAACTCCAGCTCCAGAACCAGCTCCAGTGGAACCAAGCCCAGCTCTAGAACCAACTCCAGCTCTAGAACCAACTCCAGCTCCAGAACCCACACCAGTAGAACCAACTACAGCTCCAGAACCAGATCCAGTGGAACCAAGCCCAGCTCTAGAACCAACTCTAGCTCTAGAACCAGCTCCAGTGGAACCAACTCCAGCTCCAGAACCAGCTCCAGTGGAACCAATCCCTGTTCCAGAACTCACTCCATCTGAGCCAATCCTGAGTGCAGAATCAGCTCCTGCTGAGGACCCAACTGCATCTCCAGAACCCGCTCCAGTGGGACCAAGCCCAGCTCTAGAAGCAGCTCCAGCTGTAGAGCCCACACCAGAAGAACCGAGTCCAGCAGTTGAGGCAGTAGCTGCAGAGGAGAATGTGATCTGTGCAGCCGCCCCAGAGG gggCGGCCGTTGAAGCTTCCCAGCCTGACAGTGAGGAGATCGCAGCGGATGCAGCTG TGGTGGGAGAAGATGGAGCTGATCTGCTGAAATCCACAGAAGCTGAAGGTTGA